From a single Mycosarcoma maydis chromosome 2, whole genome shotgun sequence genomic region:
- a CDS encoding putative Cytochrome P450 monooxygenase/Phenylacetate hydroxylase gives MRFELSSESLATVPLFVWLSATLVVGHILYTAVKRPKINLPGPRGWPYVGNLFQLGEDAAQTYYKWSKRYGPVYKVQLGEREVIIINSAQASKELLTDLGSIYISRPLFYTFHTVVSSTAGFTIGTSPWDESCKRKRRAAATALNRVAVQSYVPIIDRETFSLVEDLYSAKGKAIAPFAYFQRLALNVSLSVNYGSRLDKISDELLQEIVEVETHVANFRSVSNSAADYLPIVRYVQMLVGGNNSFAAQIRARRDKYMRRLLEDLKARVKAGTDIPCITGNIIRDPTAKLTDLELSSICLSMVSAGLDTLANTFIWSMGFLAKHPEIQEKAYSELSKVYQGQVPNSDSEQVEYITALHKECSRYFSVLKLALPKATISDSSYKGVNIPAGTTVFLNAFAIHQDAERYGDVENFRPERFLEPGEENKQSHYSFGAGRRMCAGVHLANRELYIAFCKVIHFFHIQLSDVEEEKHFDINPKTGCANPKGLSSTPKPFKVRFVPRHPAALEQWIESEREKTDLMASAA, from the coding sequence ATGAGGTTCGAGCTGTCCAGTGAAAGTCTGGCCACGGTGCCACTTTTCGTATGGCTTTCTGCTACTCTTGTAGTCGGCCACATCCTCTACACTGCCGTCAAGCGGCCGAAAATCAATCTACCTGGTCCTCGCGGTTGGCCGTACGTCGGCAACCTTTTCCAACTGGGTGAGGACGCGGCTCAAACCTACTACAAGTGGTCGAAACGATACGGTCCCGTCTACAAGgttcagctcggcgagcgcgaggtgatcatcatcaactcgGCGCAAGCATCCAAGGAGCTCCTGACCGATCTGGGTAGCATCTACATCAGTCGACCTCTCTTCTACACCTTCCACACGGTAGTCTCTTCCACGGCAGGTTTCACCATCGGCACTTCACCATGGGACGAATCGTGTAAGCGAAAACGACGGGCGGCTGCTACGGCGCTCAACCGTGTCGCTGTGCAGAGCTACGTTCCCATCATTGATCGAGAGACTTTCTCGCTCGTGGAGGATCTGTACAGCGCAAAGGGAAAAGCTATCGCTCCATTTGCATACTTTCAGAGGCTAGCACTCAACGTTTCACTCAGCGTCAACTATGGCTCACggctcgacaagatcagTGATGAACTGCTCCAAGAGATCGTCGAAGTCGAAACGCACGTTGCCAATTTCCGATCCGTCTCGAACTCGGCCGCCGACTACCTCCCCATCGTTCGCTATGTCCAAATGCTGGTAGGCGGCAACAATTCTTTTGCAGCCCAAatccgagctcgtcgagataAATACATGCGTCGCTTACTAGAAGATCTCAAAGCGCGCGTCAAGGCAGGCACAGACATCCCTTGCATCACAGGCAACATCATTAGGGATCCCACTGCTAAATTGACCGATCTCGAACTCAGCTCAATCTGTTTGTCGATGGTCTCTGCTGGTTTAGACACGTTGGCCAACACTTTTATCTGGTCAATGGGATTCCTCGCCAAGCACCCAGAGATTCAAGAGAAAGCCTATTCCGAGCTGTCTAAGGTATATCAGGGACAAGTGCCCAATTCGGATTCGGAGCAAGTGGAATACATCACTGCGCTTCACAAGGAGTGTTCTCGTTACTTTAGCGTTCTGAAACTCGCCTTGCCTAAAGCCACGATCTCGGATTCGAGCTACAAAGGAGTCAACATCCCCGCCGGTACCACCGTGTTTCTCAACGCCTTTGCTATCCATCAAGACGCCGAACGCTACGGTGACGTTGAAAACTTCCGCCCCGAGCGCTTCCTTGAGCCAGGAGAAGAAAACAAGCAGTCTCACTACAGCTTCGGCGCGGGTCGAAGGATGTGTGCCGGAGTCCATCTTGCCAATCGAGAGTTGTACATCGCTTTCTGCAAGGTGATCCACTTTTTCCACATCCAACTTTCAGATGTCGAAGAGGAAAAGCACTTCGATATCAATCCAAAGACGGGATGCGCGAATCCGAAGGGgttgagctcgacgccgaagCCTTTCAAAGTGAGGTTCGTCCCGAGACATCCGGCCGCGTTGGAGCAGTGGATCGAGAGCGAAAGGGAGAAGACGGATTTGATGGCCAGTGCTGCTTGA
- a CDS encoding putative homogentisate 1,2-dioxygenase, with protein sequence MTDIKYQRGFGNHFISEAKRDTLPAFGHSPQRVNHGLYAEQLSGTAFTAPRAKNQRSWLYRIRPSVQHEPFVEYSQPRVMGSFHAHSPDIRVTPQQLRWNALVQDVGQNVDFIDGMVTLAGAGDTQLKNGLAIHTYTATRSMGNKSFYNSDGDFLIVPQHGTLLLRTEFGSLQVPPLYIAVVQRGIKFSVDLKAEDKISTANPAFGYICETFKGHFELPDLGPIGANGLANPEDFEYPTARYEDVEQEWTVINKFMGRFFCYRQSHCPYDVVAFSGNYVPYRYDLAKFNTIGSISFDHPDPSIFTVLTCPTDTPGTAVCDFVIFPPRWLVAEATFRPPYFHRNCMSEFMGNIKGVYDAKASGFVPAGASLHNMNSAHGPDAETFEKASSADLGPAKVGEGSMSFMFESAFQLATTKYAIEDSGKIQQSYWTAWTDLKNNFSG encoded by the exons ATGACAGATATCAAATACCAACGAGGCTTTGGGAACCACTTCATATCAGAAGCCAAGCGCGATACACTACCGGCGTTCGGTCATTCGCCTCAAAGAGTCAACCATGGTCTCTACGCCGAGCAGTTGAGCGGGACAGCTTTTACGGCGCCTCGTGCTAAGAATCAGCGTTCGTGGCTGTATCGTATTCGACCATCGGTGCAGCACGAGCCTTTTGTCGAGTACAGCCAGCCTCGCGTTATGGGATCGTTCCACGCGCACTCGCCTGACATCCGCGTCACtccgcagcagctgcgatggAATGCTTTGGTTCAAGACGTCGGCCAAAACGTCGATTTCATCGATGGAATGGTCACACTCGCAGGTGCAGGTGACACGCAGCTCAAGAACGGACTGGCGATTCACACATACACGGCGACCAGATCTATGGGCAACAAGAGCTTCTATAATTCGGACGGCGACTTCTTGATAGTCCCCCAACATGGGACGCTGTTGCTCAGAACCGAGTTCGGGTCACTCCAAGTTCCACCGTTGTACATTGCTGTTGTTCAGCGTGGCATCAAGTTCTCGGTTGACTTGAAGGCTGAAGACAAAATTTCGACCGCCAACCCGGCCTTTGGATACATTTGCGAGACGTTCAAAGGTCATTTTGAACTGCCGGACTTGGGACCGATCGGAGCAAATGGTCTTGCAAACCCAGAAGACTTCGAGTACCCAACCGCTCGCTACGAGGATGTCGAACAAGAATGGACTGTAATTAACAAGTTCATGGGCCGATTCTTCTGCTACCGCCAATCGCACTGTCCTTACGACGTCGTGGCGTTCTCGGGCAACTACGTCCCTTATCGTTACGATTTGGCCAAGTTCAACACTATCGGTTCGATATCCTTCGACCACCCGGATCCGAGCATCTTTACCGTTCTCACCTGTCCAACGGACACACCAGGAACAGCCGTGTGCGATTTCGTCATCTTCCCTCCGCGTTGGCTTGTTGCCGAAGCCACTTTCCGACCCCCGTACTTCCATCGGAACTGCATGAGTGAGTTTATGGGCAACATCAAAGGTGTTTATGATGCAAAAGCGTCCGGCTTCGTTCCAGCTGGCGCCAGTCTGCACAACATGAATTCAGCTCATGGTCCAGATGCAGAGACGTTTGAAAAAGCCAGCAGTGCAGACTTGGGCCCAGCAAAGGTGGGCGAGGGAAGTATGAGTTTTATGTTTGAATCGGCGTTTCAACTGGCGACTACCAAGTATGCGATAGA AGATAGCGGCAAGATTCAGCAAAGCTACTGGACAGCTTGGACCGATCTCAAAAATAACTTCTCTGGGTGA
- a CDS encoding uncharacterized protein (hypothetical protein (isoform B)) produces MALFRNFAVDHDNIRDLLKRFNDAHKAGDQDLCEALVNTIIHEAAVHSDAEELSVYKLMEKLHMTQVAEKDRQDHQNVKQAMAELDTNQISDAGLDTFAHKVDKACKLFLEHAEEEENDQLPQLCKLLSADDQSKAVDDFLHARKMAPTRPHPSAPQSGGMSQKMVGAMGKPMDMVVDMGRKFVDLKHHHSNVTASAS; encoded by the exons ATGGCTTTGTTCCGCAACTTTGCT GTGGATCACGACAACATTCGTGACCTTCTGAAACGCTTCAACGACGCGCACAAAGCCGGCGACCAGGACCTCTGCGAAGCGCTCGTCAACACAATCATCCATGAGGCCGCCGTCCACTCTGATGCGGAAGAACTCTCGGTCTACAAGCTAATGGAGAAGTTGCACATGACCCAAGTAGCCGAAAAGGACCGCCAAGATCATCAGAACGTCAAGCAGGCCATGGCTGAGCTTGACACGAACCAGATCTCTGATGCTGGTCTTGATACTTTTGCCCATAAAGTGGACAAGGCCTGCAAGCTGTTCCTTGAACATGCCGAA GAAGAGGAAAACGACCAGTTGCCGCAACTGTGCAAGCTGCTTTCGGCTGACGATCAGTCGAAAGCGGTCGACGATTTCCTGCACGCTCGCAAGATGGCTCCCACACGGCCCCACCCTTCGGCGCCTCAATCGGGCGGCATGTCGCAAAAGATGGTAGGCGCCATGGGAAAGCCCATGGACATGGTTGTTGATATGGGCCGAAAGTTTGTCGATCTCAAGCATCATCACAGCAATGTTACGGCAAGTGCCTCTTGA
- a CDS encoding uncharacterized protein (alternatively spliced; hypothetical protein (isoform A)), which produces MTGKDLIKEIKVDHDNIRDLLKRFNDAHKAGDQDLCEALVNTIIHEAAVHSDAEELSVYKLMEKLHMTQVAEKDRQDHQNVKQAMAELDTNQISDAGLDTFAHKVDKACKLFLEHAEEEENDQLPQLCKLLSADDQSKAVDDFLHARKMAPTRPHPSAPQSGGMSQKMVGAMGKPMDMVVDMGRKFVDLKHHHSNVTASAS; this is translated from the exons ATGACGGGCAAGGATCTGATCAAGGAGATCAAG GTGGATCACGACAACATTCGTGACCTTCTGAAACGCTTCAACGACGCGCACAAAGCCGGCGACCAGGACCTCTGCGAAGCGCTCGTCAACACAATCATCCATGAGGCCGCCGTCCACTCTGATGCGGAAGAACTCTCGGTCTACAAGCTAATGGAGAAGTTGCACATGACCCAAGTAGCCGAAAAGGACCGCCAAGATCATCAGAACGTCAAGCAGGCCATGGCTGAGCTTGACACGAACCAGATCTCTGATGCTGGTCTTGATACTTTTGCCCATAAAGTGGACAAGGCCTGCAAGCTGTTCCTTGAACATGCCGAA GAAGAGGAAAACGACCAGTTGCCGCAACTGTGCAAGCTGCTTTCGGCTGACGATCAGTCGAAAGCGGTCGACGATTTCCTGCACGCTCGCAAGATGGCTCCCACACGGCCCCACCCTTCGGCGCCTCAATCGGGCGGCATGTCGCAAAAGATGGTAGGCGCCATGGGAAAGCCCATGGACATGGTTGTTGATATGGGCCGAAAGTTTGTCGATCTCAAGCATCATCACAGCAATGTTACGGCAAGTGCCTCTTGA
- a CDS encoding uncharacterized protein (related to Crg1 protein (Putative arabinase)) → MHLPSLLSLALWFSLVSLVTWSPLRKHVRDKVGYLFIHFYDNYSSPGVYETYPAGVRDMYIVSRADESQHFIIGTDLNQTAAGGFGGKFVSRSLVIWDSKKASLTQWNEPRLVTVVPEEYRMAWAPEAIWLDNDEHFFVYWSSNKFSDASHTGDADYDKIYASYTTDFVTFTEPHVYLDLGSHNGVIDLTLGHGPIDGDSQYVRFFKDESVYKVCGQVSNNGIHADWQDIESASECVDNHHRAEAANLFAG, encoded by the exons ATGCATCTCCCAAGCTTGCTGTCGCTGGCACTGTGGTTCAGCCTCGTCTCCCTGGTCACCTGGTCTCCGCTCCGCAAGCACGTGAGAGACAAAGTTGGATACCTCTTTATCCACTTCTATGACAACTATTCTTCTCCTGGCGTATACGAGACCTATCCTGCTG GTGTTCGTGACATGTACATTGTCAGCCGCGCCGATGAGTCGCAGCACTTTATTATTGGCACCGACCTGAACCAGACGGCTGCTGGCGGTTTCGGTGGCAAATTTGTTTCGCGCAGCCTGGTGATTTGGGACTCGAAAAAAGCCAGCTTGACGCAATGGAATGAGCCCAGACTGGTCACGGTGGTTCCGGAAGAGTACAGGATGGCTTGGGCTCCCGAAGCTATCTGGCTGGACAACGATGAGCACTTTTTCGTATACTGGTCCTCGAACAAGTTCTCTGATGCCTCCCATACAGGTGATGCCGATTATGACAAGATCTACGCTTCTTACACCACTGACTTTGTCACCTTCACTGAACCGCACGTGTACCTGGATTTGGGGAGCCATAATGGCGTGATTGATCTCACGCTGGGACACGGACCCATCGATGGAGATAGCCAGTACGTGCGCTTTTTCAAAGACGAAAGCGTCTACAAGGTTTGTGGCCAGGTCAGCAACAATGGAATCCACGCTGATTGGCAGGATATCGAATCGGCAAGCGAATGTGTGGATAACCATCATCGGGCGGAAGCCGCCAATCTTTTTGCAGGATAA